From the Castor canadensis chromosome 9, mCasCan1.hap1v2, whole genome shotgun sequence genome, one window contains:
- the LOC109682966 gene encoding uncharacterized protein translates to MSGQCSFDYPGGGEGLSLRLTPSLPDRRLLQKRSRSTTRRGPGETLPSPSPSKGSRSGVGGVAPPPTSRPCVARSDGKSGRWLQGKERQGGRGPRSLPIDAGLLSVSAPGFGREEEENKESLNVYGCPRSQGYSVAPDATVHSAFQRAPARARPATTSTTTTVTSPSCPQSSGSGARTRPVPLPLKQEALASAAFPPYPTQHQPGHSRYPRPVFPLLPSRPVGRPPFPSPSCPHPRVQRGRGLPQAAASASSPRGSWCLPGPTGLTRTTQPQDVRSDGTTASCHAPPLPLLLPLHRRGSVRQRRCRERRTSLRFKGYGLLPTSRTEGMCATPLSFSFSKQHLLTKQIRGWTGRAGDGGGTWAEGEGRRVAETLRLREASRTGRRLWAGRSQGTMIQ, encoded by the exons ATGTCCGGCCAATGCTCTTTTGATTATCCGGGCGGCGGGGAAGGATTGTCTCTTCGTCTCACACCGTCTCTGCCAGACAGGCGCCTTTTGCAAAAACGGAGCAGATCAACCACTCGCAGAGGCCCCGGAGAGACCCTGCCGAGTCCAAGTCCCTCAAAAGGGTCGCGGTCCGGGGTGGGTGGGGTGGCACCGCCACCAACCTCTAGGCCGTGCGTCGCCCGAAGTGACGGGAAGAGCGGACGGTGGCTACAA GGCAAAGAAAGGCAAGGGGGGAGGGGGCCCAGGAGTCTCCCAATTGACGCCGGGCTGCTTTCGGTTTCTGCCCCAGGGTTTGGtcgggaggaggaagaaaataaagagagcCTGAACGTGTACGGCTGTCCCCGCAGCCAGGGCTATTCTGTCGCCCCTGACGCCACCGTACACTCCGCCTTCCAGCGCGCTCCCGCGCGCGCCCGCCCAGCCACCACTAGCACCACCACCACCGTCACGAGCCCGAGCTGCCCCCAAAGCTCCGGCTCAGGCGCGAGGACGCGCCCAGTCCCCCTCCCTCTCAAGCAAGAGGCTCTGGCTTCTGCAGCCTTCCCACCCTACCCCACCCAACACCAGCCTGGCCACTCAAGGTACCCACGGCCCGTATTTCCCCTCTTACCCAGCCGGCCAGTGGGCCggcctcccttcccttcccctagcTGTCCACACCCACGCGTACAGAGGGGCCGGGGCCTCCCTCAAGCAGCGGCCTCGGCCTCCTCCCCGCGCGGCAGCTGGTGCCTCCCCGGCCCTACGGGGCTCACGCGCACGACACAGCCACAAGATGTCCGCTCTGACGGAACTACTGCCAGCTGCCACGCtccgcccctccccctcctcctgcctcttcaCCGCCGCGGATCAGTCCGCCAACGCCGCTGTCGCGAGCGAAGAACCAGCCTGAGGTTCAAGGGGTACGGTTTACTTCCCACGTCCAGGACCGAGGGAATGTGTGCTACccccctttccttctccttttcgaAACAGCACCTTCTTACTAAACAGATCAGAGGTTGGACTGGGAGGGCGGGGGACGGAGGCGGGACATGGGCTGAGGGGGAGGGTAGACGAGTGGCGGAAACCCTTAGACTCAGAGAAGCATCGAGAACCGGAAGGAGACTATGGGCAGGAAG aaGCCAGGGTACAATGATTCAATGA